Proteins encoded together in one Rhipicephalus sanguineus isolate Rsan-2018 chromosome 9, BIME_Rsan_1.4, whole genome shotgun sequence window:
- the LOC119404946 gene encoding uncharacterized protein LOC119404946 has product MARKQLLVAWKALRRVLLLAFVWIGVCYAVFHFTHGAGNSFLIGPFQRSLLQTAAPPEHHVPVEPVKSVPTSKLVSSTASQRDTTPNGKALLNLRPHIDISPSVSMKEFLSKLSNMSNIPRAYWENGRKPPISSKSCVKFPELYDLAFNNLYWQKLSAKNGTFYIYGAYFDNRSRVGNVPLVRILVMADRVKPPPTLCQLWYNNGAYPTISTTKYTYAWYSKWGNYQDGILQPFIVTCKAPYLNPKREAPLSVSLVEKQCDKPTNNVRVVNNRPAVKQDFAVCVKGLDFLKDDLSVRLIEWIELLNILGAKKIFLYELEIHPNISKTLQYYQQKGLVELTPITLPGGQPNLPGLRHNFLSMKLTHKRQNELIPYNDCLYRNLYSYEYIVLLDIDEVVMPVQHNTWKELMNDVVPMALQQKNYTRASYNVRNVYFLDDMMNEDAKHTVHEVGIPGYMHMLQHVYRAKNFTKPGSYVKCFHNVERIVSVHNHFPLNCFGTCTTYSIDTPYAQLQHYRKDCVGPLKKSCNSDFKVYTVKDTTIWRYKDELIQRATKALKDLGFFS; this is encoded by the coding sequence ATGGCCCGCAAGCAACTCCTGGTCGCCTGGAAGGCCCTACGGAGGGTCCTTCTACTGGCATTCGTCTGGATAGGCGTCTGCTACGCCGTGTTCCATTTCACTCACGGAGCCGGCAACTCGTTCCTCATCGGGCCATTTCAGAGATCATTGCTACAAACGGCAGCGCCTCCTGAACACCACGTACCCGTGGAACCGGTCAAGTCCGTACCCACCTCGAAACTAGTGTCATCCACGGCTTCGCAACGCGACACGACGCCCAACGGGAAAGCGCTCCTGAACCTGCGTCCTCACATCGACATATCCCCTTCCGTCTCCATGAAGGAGTTCCTGTCGAAGCTATCCAACATGTCCAACATACCAAGGGCCTACTGGGAGAACGGTCGCAAGCCTCCCATCAGCTCCAAGAGTTGCGTCAAGTTTCCCGAGCTGTACGACCTGGCCTTCAACAACCTGTACTGGCAGAAACTTTCCGCGAAAAACGGCACCTTCTACATCTACGGCGCGTACTTCGACAACCGTTCGCGAGTCGGCAACGTACCCCTGGTACGAATCCTGGTCATGGCCGACAGAGTAAAGCCGCCTCCGACGCTGTGCCAGCTGTGGTACAACAACGGTGCCTACCCGACCATCTCCACCACAAAGTACACCTACGCGTGGTACTCCAAGTGGGGCAACTACCAGGACGGCATCTTGCAGCCCTTCATCGTGACCTGCAAGGCGCCCTACCTGAACCCGAAGCGCGAAGCTCCTCTGAGCGTGTCCCTGGTGGAGAAGCAGTGCGACAAGCCCACGAACAACGTGCGCGTCGTCAACAACCGGCCGGCCGTCAAGCAGGACTTCGCCGTGTGCGTCAAGGGCCTGGACTTCCTCAAGGACGACCTGAGCGTGCGCCTGATCGAGTGGATAGAGCTGCTTAACATCCTGGGGGCCAAGAAGATCTTCCTGTACGAACTCGAGATTCACCCCAACATATCCAAAACTCTGCAGTACTACCAGCAGAAGGGACTGGTCGAGCTGACGCCGATCACGTTGCCCGGAGGCCAGCCCAACCTGCCCGGCCTGCGGCACAACTTCCTCAGCATGAAGCTCACCCACAAGCGTCAGAACGAGCTGATTCCGTACAACGACTGCCTCTACCGGAACCTCTACTCGTACGAGTACATCGTTCTCCTCGACATCGACGAGGTCGTCATGCCCGTACAGCACAACACCTGGAAGGAGCTTATGAACGACGTCGTGCCCATGGCCCTGCAGCAGAAGAACTACACGAGGGCCAGCTACAACGTCCGCAACGTCTACTTCCTCGACGACATGATGAACGAGGACGCCAAGCACACCGTGCACGAGGTGGGCATCCCGGGTTACATGCACATGTTGCAGCATGTTTACCGCGCCAAGAACTTCACCAAACCGGGCTCGTACGTCAAGTGTTTCCACAACGTGGAGCGCATCGTGTCCGTGCACAACCACTTCCCGCTCAACTGCTTCGGGACGTGCACCACGTACAGCATCGACACGCCGTACGCGCAGCTGCAGCACTACCGCAAGGACTGCGTGGGACCCCTGAAGAAGAGCTGCAACAGCGACTTCAAGGTCTACACCGTCAAGGACACCACGATATGGAGGTACAAGGACGAGCTCATACAGAGGGCCACCAAGGCACTTAAAGACTTAGGCTTTTTCTCATAG